The proteins below are encoded in one region of Bacteroidota bacterium:
- the dapF gene encoding diaminopimelate epimerase: protein MSEIPFTLYSGAGNEFVVIDAFNTPTVFGSTKLALLAQTVCKRGGIIGADGMVVLARSARAPFQMNFYNPDGSFGALCGNGARCAVQAALDAKIIPTAETTFQVLDDIISAERPSSDTLRVHYADPKHIKLKFKLSVGGALVTTSYVDLGSQHAVIFFDEFAAIANAGIEDFDIARFGPQVRRHPDFEPKGANANFAEIRSDQLGPYIRIRTFERGVEGETLACGTGCMSTAIAAVGRGLVPSVPVRLLTQSGEFVSVGFRVEDSHVKELWLEGGVKRGRSGVLSV, encoded by the coding sequence ATGAGCGAGATCCCATTTACACTCTATAGCGGCGCGGGCAACGAATTCGTTGTTATCGACGCATTCAATACGCCGACCGTGTTCGGCTCGACCAAACTTGCGTTGCTGGCACAGACTGTCTGCAAACGCGGCGGTATTATCGGTGCCGACGGAATGGTTGTGCTTGCACGCAGCGCGCGCGCGCCGTTCCAGATGAACTTCTATAATCCCGACGGCTCGTTCGGTGCGCTCTGTGGCAACGGCGCTCGCTGTGCGGTGCAGGCTGCCCTCGACGCAAAGATTATTCCCACGGCCGAAACGACCTTTCAGGTGCTCGACGATATTATCAGTGCCGAACGTCCGTCGTCCGATACGCTTCGCGTCCACTACGCCGACCCAAAGCACATTAAACTCAAGTTTAAACTAAGCGTGGGTGGTGCGCTGGTGACGACGAGTTACGTCGATCTCGGTTCACAACATGCGGTGATCTTTTTCGATGAGTTCGCGGCAATTGCGAATGCCGGGATCGAGGATTTCGATATCGCGCGTTTCGGTCCGCAGGTTCGCCGGCATCCTGATTTCGAGCCCAAGGGTGCGAACGCAAATTTCGCCGAGATCCGAAGCGACCAACTCGGTCCCTACATTCGTATCCGCACCTTCGAGCGTGGCGTGGAGGGCGAAACGCTTGCGTGCGGAACCGGCTGTATGAGCACGGCAATCGCTGCCGTCGGTCGTGGGCTGGTCCCATCGGTGCCCGTACGGCTCTTGACGCAATCCGGCGAGTTCGTGAGCGTCGGATTTCGAGTCGAAGACTCGCATGTGAAGGAGTTGTGGCTCGAAGGGGGCGTCAAGCGCGGACGCAGCGGAGTACTCAGCGTCTAA
- the tsaB gene encoding tRNA (adenosine(37)-N6)-threonylcarbamoyltransferase complex dimerization subunit type 1 TsaB yields MILAFDTSGNDLHIGLFDDDANVLGEFHHIATAGERGVHDSLLAEQTLRLLATHGAQVRDIRRIAYISGPGSFTGLRIGLAFAKGLAFGGACQLVPVVAHRVISECAVRTYPDREFTTIVTPGYEPTTVYVAAFGSAENVILQRINDVRGAIVGPRALSETLSASDIEFTPLDIDLGVLAYLSREFPVAADPSNLEPFYGTDFKPHPSSIRSQKS; encoded by the coding sequence ATGATTCTCGCATTCGATACATCTGGCAACGATCTGCACATCGGTCTCTTCGATGACGACGCGAACGTACTTGGGGAATTCCACCATATCGCAACCGCCGGCGAACGAGGCGTACACGATTCGCTACTGGCCGAACAAACACTACGGCTGCTCGCAACACACGGCGCGCAGGTGCGCGATATCCGGCGTATTGCTTATATTAGCGGTCCCGGTTCGTTCACTGGGTTGCGCATTGGTCTCGCATTTGCGAAAGGTCTGGCGTTTGGTGGCGCTTGCCAACTCGTCCCGGTCGTAGCGCACCGGGTGATCAGCGAGTGTGCAGTTCGCACATATCCCGACCGCGAGTTTACGACGATCGTCACGCCCGGATATGAGCCGACAACAGTGTATGTCGCGGCATTCGGCTCTGCGGAGAATGTCATACTCCAACGCATCAACGACGTACGCGGGGCGATTGTAGGTCCGCGAGCGTTGAGCGAAACTCTTTCGGCATCGGATATAGAATTCACTCCGCTCGATATCGATCTGGGCGTACTGGCGTATCTCTCGCGCGAATTTCCTGTTGCAGCCGACCCCAGCAATCTCGAACCGTTCTATGGGACGGACTTCAAGCCCCATCCTTCCAGCATTCGGTCTCAGAAATCATAG
- the tsaE gene encoding tRNA (adenosine(37)-N6)-threonylcarbamoyltransferase complex ATPase subunit type 1 TsaE, whose protein sequence is MDQAAVRTEEIISHSAAETIAAGERFARTWMQRSGTIVALRGDLASGKTHFTKGIAHAFAIDEHEISSPTFALANEYAITIDGKPGGMLYHLDCYRFERPEELLELGVEEYLYPHDGMTVIEWAERIEEYLPAERIDVRFETLSPTDRRITITPHFA, encoded by the coding sequence GTGGATCAAGCGGCAGTGAGGACGGAGGAGATTATTTCGCATTCGGCCGCCGAGACGATCGCCGCGGGCGAGCGCTTTGCGCGAACGTGGATGCAGCGCAGCGGCACGATCGTTGCATTGCGGGGCGATCTTGCCAGCGGGAAGACCCATTTTACAAAAGGTATCGCGCATGCGTTCGCGATCGACGAGCATGAGATTTCCTCGCCGACGTTCGCACTTGCCAACGAGTATGCAATCACGATCGACGGAAAGCCCGGAGGTATGCTCTACCATCTTGATTGCTACCGGTTCGAACGCCCAGAAGAATTGCTCGAACTTGGTGTCGAAGAATATCTCTACCCCCATGACGGCATGACGGTAATCGAATGGGCGGAGCGCATCGAGGAATATTTGCCTGCCGAGCGCATCGATGTTCGCTTCGAAACTCTCTCGCCGACCGATCGACGGATCACAATCACTCCCCACTTCGCATGA
- a CDS encoding alpha/beta fold hydrolase — protein MRSVIFSFVLLASLSSVTIAQDAKEKAFVARARQFFDLLEAKKYDECLTLCDSSLIKVLPAEKIKQNWEPIRASMGKMLERTGELYEDKKSYVLVYVGAKYEKEAMDLKIAFNPQMKIIGFFKNAPMSKSAYHLPTYARPDRTVEEPITIVTDSFKLPGILCLPKGVAHPPVVVMVAGSGPNDRDETVGQNKPFKDIAYGLAAVGIASIRYDKRTMVYGATSSSSPNGVTPDDEVVNDALSALKLARANAALDPKKIFVLGHSLGAMMAPRIAERDGHLSGVIMLAAPARPFQDVLLDQMEFLLPQQTTPENAKTQLEHIRSMVETISKHAYTASTPPAQLFGLPPAYWEYLSKYDQVNTAVSLREPILYLQGGKDYQVNIKDFSVWQRKFGAKQNAELKLFGTLYHLFMPGKGTFTDYDVPGNVSEDVVAAIVSWIKRQ, from the coding sequence ATGAGATCAGTTATATTCTCCTTCGTTCTGCTCGCCTCGCTTTCGTCTGTCACCATTGCGCAAGATGCGAAAGAAAAGGCATTCGTTGCCCGAGCACGGCAGTTCTTCGATCTCCTCGAAGCGAAGAAATACGACGAGTGTCTGACACTGTGCGATAGCTCATTGATCAAAGTACTTCCGGCGGAAAAGATCAAGCAGAACTGGGAGCCGATACGAGCGTCGATGGGGAAGATGCTTGAGCGAACCGGTGAACTCTACGAGGATAAGAAGTCGTACGTACTTGTGTATGTCGGTGCGAAGTACGAGAAGGAAGCGATGGACCTGAAGATCGCCTTCAATCCGCAAATGAAGATCATCGGCTTCTTCAAGAATGCGCCGATGTCGAAATCCGCGTACCATCTGCCGACATACGCCAGGCCCGATCGGACCGTCGAAGAGCCGATCACGATCGTTACCGATAGCTTCAAGCTCCCCGGCATTCTTTGTCTGCCGAAGGGTGTGGCTCATCCGCCCGTCGTGGTGATGGTCGCCGGGAGCGGCCCGAACGACCGCGACGAGACGGTCGGACAGAACAAGCCGTTCAAAGATATTGCGTACGGGCTTGCCGCTGTCGGTATTGCGAGCATTCGCTACGATAAACGCACGATGGTCTATGGCGCAACATCATCGTCAAGCCCAAACGGTGTAACACCGGACGATGAGGTCGTCAACGATGCGCTCTCCGCACTGAAGCTTGCCCGCGCAAATGCGGCTCTCGATCCCAAGAAGATATTCGTCCTCGGTCATAGCCTCGGTGCGATGATGGCGCCGCGCATCGCCGAACGTGACGGACATCTCAGCGGCGTGATTATGCTTGCGGCACCTGCACGGCCATTCCAGGATGTGCTTCTCGATCAGATGGAATTCCTATTGCCGCAGCAGACGACGCCGGAGAATGCGAAGACACAACTCGAACACATCCGCTCGATGGTCGAGACGATTTCGAAGCACGCGTACACCGCGTCAACGCCACCGGCGCAATTGTTTGGGTTGCCGCCGGCGTATTGGGAGTATCTTTCGAAGTACGACCAGGTCAACACTGCCGTCTCGCTGAGAGAACCGATCCTCTACTTACAAGGCGGAAAAGATTACCAAGTAAACATAAAGGATTTCTCGGTGTGGCAGCGCAAATTCGGTGCAAAGCAGAATGCCGAACTGAAACTCTTCGGCACTCTCTATCACCTCTTCATGCCGGGGAAAGGCACCTTCACTGATTATGATGTCCCCGGGAACGTCAGCGAAGACGTGGTTGCTGCGATCGTATCGTGGATCAAGCGGCAGTGA
- a CDS encoding bifunctional response regulator/alkaline phosphatase family protein, translated as MTTKGTILWVDDEIDLLKPHIMLLEQRGYAVRTATNGADAVALNTTEPADLIFLDEMMPGMGGLETLIEIKARNPETPVVMVTKSEEEDLMEQAIGKKISDYLTKPVNPTQVLLAVKKFLEGKQIVSEAVSRDYTQEFAKMGRELMMASTAQDWIDLYSKLVGWEMELDAHPDLGLTQTLADQKREMNAEFAKFFERNYKSWVNTIFTSENKASRPALSPDIAGEWVLPVLREGKRNVVFLVIDCMRLDQWMIMEREIASLFKINRNYHFGIIPSATPYARNSIFSGSFPSEFGKMFPDTWTGSDDEFSQNKDEAQMLRLLLERQRVKLTNDLKYIKIIDRDFGAGIAQNIVTYARNQLTAIVVNFVDMLAHHRSDSPILKEIAPDERAYRSLTRSWFLHSSLYEMFKSLAQIPNVTVVVTTDHGSVRSLRGAKVLGDRETSTSLRYKYGRNVKAEDKQAMFIKKPEEYKLPSRAVTTNYIIAKEDYYFVYPTDYHKYLNHYKDTFQHGGISMEELILPVVVLEPK; from the coding sequence ATGACCACTAAAGGGACCATCCTCTGGGTCGACGACGAGATCGATCTGCTCAAGCCGCATATCATGCTGCTCGAACAGCGCGGTTATGCCGTGCGCACGGCCACCAACGGTGCCGACGCCGTTGCTCTGAACACGACCGAACCCGCCGATCTCATCTTCCTCGACGAAATGATGCCAGGCATGGGCGGGCTCGAAACGCTCATCGAGATCAAGGCCCGCAATCCAGAGACTCCGGTCGTGATGGTCACGAAATCCGAAGAGGAAGACCTCATGGAGCAGGCCATCGGCAAGAAGATCTCCGATTACCTGACAAAGCCCGTGAATCCGACGCAGGTCTTGCTGGCGGTTAAGAAGTTTCTCGAAGGCAAGCAGATCGTCTCGGAAGCCGTCTCGCGCGATTACACGCAGGAGTTTGCGAAGATGGGCCGCGAGCTCATGATGGCGAGCACCGCGCAGGACTGGATCGATCTGTATTCGAAGCTGGTCGGCTGGGAGATGGAGCTCGATGCACATCCCGATCTCGGCCTGACGCAAACGCTCGCCGACCAGAAGCGCGAGATGAACGCGGAGTTCGCGAAGTTTTTCGAGCGCAATTACAAGTCGTGGGTCAATACGATCTTCACGAGCGAGAACAAGGCGAGCCGTCCGGCGCTTTCGCCTGACATCGCAGGCGAGTGGGTACTGCCGGTGCTGCGCGAAGGCAAACGCAACGTCGTGTTTCTGGTGATCGACTGTATGCGGCTCGATCAGTGGATGATCATGGAGCGCGAGATCGCTTCACTCTTCAAGATCAACCGCAACTACCACTTCGGCATCATCCCATCGGCCACGCCGTATGCGCGTAATTCCATTTTCAGTGGCTCGTTCCCCAGTGAGTTCGGTAAGATGTTCCCCGATACCTGGACGGGGTCGGACGATGAGTTCTCACAGAACAAGGACGAAGCGCAGATGCTCCGGCTGCTGCTCGAGCGTCAGCGTGTGAAGCTTACGAACGATCTGAAATATATCAAGATCATCGACCGCGACTTCGGCGCCGGCATCGCGCAGAACATCGTCACCTATGCGCGCAACCAGCTCACGGCCATCGTCGTGAACTTCGTGGATATGCTCGCGCATCACCGAAGCGATTCGCCGATCCTCAAGGAGATCGCGCCGGATGAGCGCGCGTATCGTTCGCTCACGCGTTCGTGGTTCTTGCACTCGAGCTTGTATGAGATGTTCAAATCGCTGGCGCAGATCCCGAACGTGACCGTCGTCGTGACGACCGATCACGGATCGGTCCGGAGCCTGCGTGGCGCGAAGGTACTCGGCGACCGCGAGACCTCGACAAGCCTGCGTTATAAGTACGGCCGTAACGTCAAGGCCGAGGACAAGCAAGCGATGTTCATCAAAAAGCCGGAAGAATACAAGCTTCCGTCGCGTGCGGTCACGACGAACTACATCATTGCGAAAGAAGACTATTACTTCGTCTATCCGACCGATTACCACAAGTATTTGAATCACTATAAGGACACGTTCCAGCACGGCGGCATCTCGATGGAGGAGCTGATCCTGCCGGTCGTTGTTCTTGAACCGAAATGA
- a CDS encoding proline--tRNA ligase: MADEKKLTTRAEDFSAWYNELVERAQLAEHAPVRGCMVIRPNGYGIWELIQRNLDQMFKDTGHENAYFPLLIPQSFLTKEADHVEGFAPELAVVTHGGGKLLDEPLVIRPTSETIIYSMYAKWVQSYRDLPILMNQWANVMRWEMRTRLFLRTAEFLWQEGHTAHETEAEAEAETLKMLGVYRTFAEEYLAIPVITGQKTDSEKFAGALRTYCIEAMMQDNKALQAGTSHNLGQNFAKAFDLSFQGRSGAIEYAWNTSWGVSTRLIGGLIMTHGDDTGLVIPPRLAPTVAVIVPIYKTDEEKATVLAAADNIFADLKSKGFRVKMDTRDNLSPGAKYYEWEMKGVPMRIEIGPKDVASRTVVIVPRVQLDGREEPKPGKKQKLFITVDALCDTIEEISVELQAQLLKNAKIRREQNSFRGITDFGEMKEILARDGGFVYAGWNGSASIETVVKDETKATIRCIPDEEFRSANPPTKCIVTGEPAKYEVVWSKAY; encoded by the coding sequence ATGGCTGACGAGAAGAAATTGACGACGCGGGCGGAGGATTTTAGCGCCTGGTATAATGAGCTGGTCGAACGGGCACAACTTGCAGAGCATGCTCCGGTTCGCGGCTGCATGGTGATCCGTCCGAACGGTTACGGCATCTGGGAGCTCATCCAGCGCAACCTCGACCAAATGTTCAAGGACACGGGGCATGAGAATGCATACTTCCCGCTCCTGATCCCGCAGTCGTTCCTTACGAAAGAAGCCGATCACGTGGAAGGCTTTGCGCCTGAGCTCGCAGTTGTAACGCATGGTGGCGGCAAGTTACTCGACGAGCCTCTTGTCATTCGTCCGACATCCGAGACAATCATCTATTCGATGTACGCGAAGTGGGTTCAGAGCTATCGCGATCTTCCGATCTTGATGAATCAGTGGGCGAACGTGATGCGCTGGGAGATGCGCACGCGGCTGTTCCTTCGCACGGCGGAATTCCTCTGGCAGGAAGGCCACACCGCGCACGAGACCGAGGCCGAAGCGGAAGCAGAAACGCTGAAGATGCTCGGCGTCTATCGCACGTTCGCCGAAGAGTACCTCGCGATCCCCGTGATCACGGGACAGAAGACCGACAGCGAGAAGTTCGCCGGCGCGCTGCGCACGTATTGCATCGAGGCGATGATGCAGGATAACAAAGCGCTGCAAGCAGGCACAAGCCATAACCTCGGACAGAACTTTGCAAAAGCGTTCGACCTCAGCTTCCAGGGACGCTCGGGCGCCATCGAGTATGCGTGGAACACCTCATGGGGAGTCTCGACGCGCCTGATCGGCGGACTCATCATGACGCACGGCGATGACACGGGCCTCGTCATCCCTCCGCGTCTTGCGCCGACGGTCGCCGTGATCGTACCGATCTATAAGACCGACGAAGAGAAAGCAACAGTGCTCGCCGCAGCGGATAACATTTTCGCCGATCTGAAGTCGAAGGGCTTCCGCGTCAAGATGGATACGCGCGATAACCTCTCGCCCGGAGCAAAGTACTACGAGTGGGAGATGAAGGGTGTACCGATGCGCATTGAGATCGGACCGAAGGATGTTGCCTCCCGCACGGTCGTGATCGTCCCGCGTGTACAGCTCGACGGCCGCGAAGAGCCGAAGCCCGGCAAAAAGCAGAAGCTCTTTATTACTGTGGATGCACTCTGCGACACGATCGAAGAAATCTCGGTCGAGCTGCAAGCACAGCTCCTGAAAAACGCCAAGATCCGCCGCGAGCAGAACTCCTTCCGCGGCATCACCGATTTCGGCGAGATGAAAGAGATCCTCGCACGTGACGGCGGCTTCGTCTATGCAGGCTGGAACGGTAGCGCGTCTATCGAGACCGTCGTTAAAGACGAGACGAAGGCGACGATCCGCTGCATCCCCGACGAGGAATTCCGCAGCGCCAACCCGCCGACCAAATGCATCGTCACCGGCGAGCCGGCGAAGTACGAAGTCGTCTGGTCGAAGGCGTACTAA
- a CDS encoding T9SS type A sorting domain-containing protein, producing the protein MNRSQNSCYRYSASDGYWSGFDTLLQGSTMKVVTSTPNGLILTTSYDGTTHGLSGWYSTDNGQSWASVVLGQSNGLEIEPVYSMILGPSGRVVVSTWAGIFSRQLPDGPLTHAADAPAGDVLAMSGNGMIFATTNVRPNIYRSSDFGATWQPSGSGLSSIGAITVCPNGSVFATANRGVFRSTVSDTNWRWVSALPLSAWGNDYQTLAADSSGRIFIGSIHGVYRSNDNGSSWQLSRSGLLDTNIVALCVTSTGDIVASSYSRLLYRSTDHGVTWERFNRGLSDGLVAMFAADSAGTLFAASSNGLFCSSDRGDNWDVCAMQDTGVTSVMALRDGAIVISRQAVGEIFRSTDHGASWKGVFNEGLVNQPYGIVSKSYAGTLFALPDASHLYRSTDDGRSWVGPTTVPYFQLIAAAPDGGLFGYLTCSSAQAIYHSTDDGITWSTVRDHYPAGAELLHADSSGDYFLYCDGLMRSTDAGLSWEMKSTGIQGGISSYWAPESFVVNQIGRLYIATSAGVFRSTDHGENWAAWDDGISKKQSGNFGLLPDGTMLLATDEGIFRTGQSTLTAPVQTPEPLAQLDQSIPNPLITNTAIRYSLSRSNEVWLEVSDLLGRVVLSTYQGIQDAGSHTITIDRAALPLAGTYLYRLRTGAEYSETRTMIVLP; encoded by the coding sequence ATGAATCGGTCGCAGAATAGTTGTTATCGGTACTCCGCGAGCGATGGGTATTGGTCTGGGTTCGACACCCTGCTCCAGGGCTCGACCATGAAGGTGGTGACGTCGACCCCGAACGGGCTGATTCTGACTACCAGCTACGATGGGACCACGCATGGCTTGTCGGGTTGGTATTCGACGGACAACGGCCAATCCTGGGCCAGTGTCGTCCTGGGTCAGAGCAATGGTTTGGAAATTGAACCTGTGTACTCCATGATCCTCGGGCCTTCCGGCAGAGTAGTTGTGTCCACTTGGGCTGGAATATTCAGTCGCCAACTGCCGGATGGACCACTAACGCACGCTGCGGACGCGCCCGCCGGTGACGTTTTGGCGATGTCGGGTAACGGGATGATCTTTGCAACGACGAACGTGAGGCCGAACATCTATCGTAGCTCCGATTTCGGAGCCACCTGGCAGCCAAGTGGATCTGGCCTATCGTCCATAGGCGCGATCACGGTCTGTCCGAATGGGAGCGTCTTTGCCACTGCCAACAGGGGAGTGTTTCGGTCAACTGTCTCAGATACGAATTGGAGGTGGGTCTCGGCGTTGCCGTTGTCAGCGTGGGGGAATGACTATCAAACACTTGCAGCCGACTCGTCCGGACGCATATTCATCGGCAGTATCCATGGCGTGTATCGTTCGAACGATAATGGAAGCTCGTGGCAACTCTCGCGGTCCGGGTTGCTCGATACAAACATTGTTGCACTGTGTGTCACTTCCACCGGCGACATTGTGGCATCATCATACTCCAGACTGTTGTATCGCTCGACCGATCATGGCGTGACGTGGGAGCGCTTCAATCGTGGGCTGTCGGACGGACTTGTTGCGATGTTTGCTGCCGATTCGGCCGGCACCCTCTTCGCAGCTTCATCCAATGGGTTATTCTGCTCGAGTGATCGTGGCGACAACTGGGACGTGTGTGCCATGCAAGATACGGGTGTGACATCGGTGATGGCGCTGCGCGATGGGGCGATCGTCATATCTAGGCAAGCCGTCGGCGAAATTTTCCGCTCAACCGATCACGGAGCGAGCTGGAAAGGTGTATTTAATGAGGGGCTTGTGAATCAACCGTATGGGATCGTCTCAAAATCCTATGCGGGTACTCTGTTTGCATTGCCAGACGCAAGCCACCTGTATCGCTCCACCGACGACGGCCGATCGTGGGTCGGGCCGACAACGGTGCCGTACTTCCAACTCATTGCTGCAGCACCCGATGGCGGCTTATTCGGCTATTTGACATGTTCCAGCGCTCAGGCAATATATCACTCTACAGATGATGGGATCACCTGGTCAACAGTCAGGGACCACTACCCGGCTGGGGCCGAGCTTCTGCACGCCGATTCCTCGGGAGATTATTTTCTGTATTGTGACGGGCTCATGCGATCGACGGACGCTGGTCTATCGTGGGAAATGAAGTCAACTGGCATTCAGGGTGGAATATCTAGTTATTGGGCGCCGGAGAGTTTTGTAGTCAACCAAATAGGGCGGCTCTACATCGCCACCAGTGCAGGTGTGTTCCGATCAACAGACCACGGAGAGAATTGGGCAGCATGGGATGACGGCATCTCCAAAAAGCAGAGCGGTAACTTTGGTCTCCTGCCGGACGGGACCATGCTTCTGGCGACGGATGAGGGTATTTTCAGAACGGGCCAATCTACGCTGACGGCCCCTGTACAAACACCAGAACCTTTGGCGCAACTTGACCAAAGCATCCCAAATCCGCTCATTACGAACACAGCGATCCGATACTCACTCTCTCGCTCCAACGAAGTCTGGCTCGAGGTATCAGACCTTCTCGGGCGTGTAGTGCTAAGCACGTATCAAGGTATCCAAGATGCAGGCTCCCATACCATTACGATCGATCGCGCAGCGTTGCCGCTCGCAGGCACGTATCTCTACCGTCTTCGGACCGGCGCCGAGTACAGTGAAACTCGTACGATGATCGTACTTCCTTAG
- a CDS encoding acetyl-CoA hydrolase/transferase family protein: MHITSAADAVTHIKSGDHLFIQSVAAAPQQLINAFTERAPHLRDVNIYHLHTEGDAPYTRDEYKDNFHTFALFTGANVRDSIARGNSDYIPVFLSEVPALFRHKVIPLDVTLIHVSPPDHHGFCSLGTSVDATRAAVEMSKLVIAQINPNMPRTHGDGLIHVKDIQYATVVDDPLPERIPEPLTDETMAIGRLVADLIDDGATIQMGIGKIPDAVLAALTGHRDLGVHTEMFSDGIIDLVERGVITGEKKRVHPGKIVASFALGSRRLYDFIHDNPLVAMLDVSYVNDTSVIRRNPKVAAINSAIEVDLTGQVCADSIGPRIYSGVGGQIDFIRGASLSEGGKPIIALPSLTSKGESRIVPFLKQGAGVVTTRANVHYIVTEYGVANLYGKSLRQRAQELIDIAHPRHRESLDRQAFEIFKTL; the protein is encoded by the coding sequence ATGCATATCACCTCGGCAGCCGATGCCGTTACCCATATCAAGAGCGGCGACCACCTCTTTATCCAATCCGTCGCCGCCGCGCCGCAGCAGCTCATCAACGCGTTCACCGAGCGTGCGCCGCATCTTCGCGACGTCAATATCTACCACCTTCACACCGAAGGCGATGCACCGTACACGCGCGACGAGTACAAAGATAATTTTCATACGTTCGCGCTCTTCACCGGCGCGAACGTCCGCGATTCGATCGCCCGCGGTAACTCCGACTATATTCCCGTCTTCCTCTCCGAAGTCCCGGCGCTCTTTCGGCACAAGGTCATCCCCTTGGATGTCACGCTCATTCATGTTTCGCCGCCTGACCATCACGGCTTCTGTTCGCTCGGCACGTCGGTCGATGCGACGCGCGCTGCCGTCGAAATGTCGAAGCTCGTCATCGCGCAGATCAACCCGAACATGCCGCGCACGCACGGCGATGGGTTGATCCATGTCAAGGATATTCAATACGCGACGGTCGTTGACGACCCGCTTCCCGAGCGCATCCCCGAACCGCTGACCGACGAGACGATGGCGATCGGACGCCTTGTTGCGGACCTGATCGACGACGGAGCCACGATCCAAATGGGCATCGGCAAGATCCCCGACGCCGTGCTTGCAGCGCTTACGGGGCATCGCGATCTTGGTGTGCATACCGAGATGTTCTCCGACGGCATCATCGATCTCGTCGAACGCGGCGTGATTACCGGCGAAAAGAAGCGAGTTCATCCGGGGAAGATCGTTGCAAGCTTTGCGCTTGGTTCGCGCAGACTCTATGACTTCATTCACGATAATCCGCTCGTGGCGATGCTCGATGTATCGTATGTCAACGACACGAGCGTCATTCGTCGCAATCCGAAGGTGGCGGCGATCAACTCGGCGATCGAGGTAGATCTGACGGGGCAGGTGTGCGCCGACTCCATCGGTCCGCGCATCTATTCCGGTGTTGGCGGGCAGATCGACTTCATCCGCGGTGCGTCGCTCTCGGAAGGCGGAAAGCCGATCATCGCATTGCCGTCGCTCACGAGCAAAGGCGAGAGCCGCATCGTCCCGTTCTTGAAGCAGGGAGCCGGTGTCGTGACGACCCGCGCAAACGTGCACTACATCGTCACCGAGTACGGTGTCGCGAACCTCTATGGCAAGAGCCTCCGCCAACGCGCGCAGGAGCTCATTGACATTGCGCATCCCCGTCACCGCGAATCACTCGACCGCCAGGCGTTCGAGATATTTAAGACGCTGTAG